The proteins below come from a single Drosophila miranda strain MSH22 chromosome Y unlocalized genomic scaffold, D.miranda_PacBio2.1 Contig_Y1_pilon, whole genome shotgun sequence genomic window:
- the LOC117190270 gene encoding dynein light chain roadblock-type 1-like isoform X3: protein MQAAETEPKRTKSYIDEVYRLLEEKPGVEEILIMNRSGVPIKTSMERQDALQHACLYENLREKCQAFLSKMEPPQLLTMLRVRTRFHEVLLTPDGKITVLVVQNPKDTHLKVEDLNRHSSNF from the exons ATGCAGGCAGCCGAAACTGAG CCCAAGCGTACCAAGAGTTATATTGATGAGGTATACCGACTTTTAGAGGAAAAGCCAGGGGTTGAAGAAATATTAATCATGAATCGTTCCGGTGTGCCGATCAAAACGTCAATGGAACGCCAAGACGCACTTCAACATGCATGTCTTTATGAGAATTTGCGGGAAAAGTGTCAGGCATTTCTATCAAAAATGGAGCCACCACAGCTCCTGACCATGTTGCGAGTCCGTACCAGATTCCACGAGGTCCTGCTAACACCTGATGGCAAGATAACCGTTTTGGTAGTGCAAAATCCAAAGGATACACATCTTAAGGTAGAGGATCTAAATCGTCATTCCtccaatttttaa